In one window of Juglans regia cultivar Chandler chromosome 3, Walnut 2.0, whole genome shotgun sequence DNA:
- the LOC108990610 gene encoding uncharacterized mitochondrial protein AtMg00810-like translates to MKSEIETFEANHTWSITTLPHGKEIVGSIHGWHLAQLDVHNAFLNGDLNEEIYMDLPPSYVVHGESSQKKNLVCRLHKSLYGLKQASTLLVYVDDIIVGSNNLVAIETVKTFLHNQFKIKDLSSLKLFLGIKVARTAASIHICQRKYTLEILEDASMLGCKPVNTPIETNHNLSHSSTDVLTYVTSYWRLIGRLIYLTISKPDITYDVSVLSQFMDKPAQIHLHYAHIIFRYFKGSIGQGIFSLASLHFKAYSDSDWAACPETRKSVIVFCIFLGDSLVS, encoded by the exons ATGAAGTCTGAAATTGAAACTTTTGAGGCTAATCATACCTGGTCTATCACCACCCTACCTCATGGAAAAGAAATTGTTGGCT CAATTCATGGTTGGCACTTAGCTCAACTGGACGTGCATAATGCATTTCTTAATGGAGATCTCAATGAGGAGATATATATGGATTTACCACCAAGTTATGTGGTCCATGGGGAGTCTTCTCAGAAGAAGAATCTGGTCTGCAGGTTGCATAAGTCGCTTTATGGCTTGAAGCAAGCATCTA CACTCTTGGTTTATGTTGACGATATAATTGTAGGGAGCAACAATTTGGTTGCCATTGAAACTGTCAAAACGTTCCTACACAATCAATTCAAGATAAAGGATCTTAGTTCCTTGAAGCTCTTCTTGGGGATAAAAGTGGCTAGAACTGCAGCTAGTATTCACATTTGTCAGAGGAAGTACACTCTTGAGATCTTAGAAGATGCTAGCATGCTTGGTTGTAAACCTGTTAATACCCCAATTGAAACAAACCATAACCTGTCTCACTCTTCTACTGATGTGCTCACATATGTAACAAGCTATTGGAGACTAATTGGGAGACTTATTTACTTAACAATCAGCAAACCAGACATTACCTATGATGTGAGTGTTCTTAGTCAATTCATGGATAAACCAGCTCAAATTCATTTACATTATGCTCACATAATTTTTAGATACTTTAAGGGTTCGATTGGTCAAGGGATTTTCTCTTTAGCTTCTTTGCATTTTAAAGCTTATAGTGATTCAGATTGGGCAGCATGTCCTGAGACTCGAAAGTCAGTTATTGTTTTCTGTATCTTTCTTGGAGACTCATTAGTGAGTTAA